TGCCCTGCTGAAAGCGATGGATGGCAGCTTGCAGATTGCTGATGTGCCCGGCGGTGGCGCAGATTGTCAGATGCGCTTCAGGCGCTCGTTTTCTCCAGCCTCGCCATGAATCCAATCCCTCGAATGGTGTGGAGAAGTTGGGGGTGATCTGGCTTCTCTACTTTGCGGCGCAGGTAGCCCATATAGACATCCAGCGTGTTGGGATCACCCACGAACGGCGCACCCCACACTCCTTCCAAAATGTTTTTGCGGTGTAGCACCTCCCCATGGTGGCCAATCAGATAGCAAAGGAGATCGAATTCCCGTTGCGTTAGCGAGAGCTTGTGTTCGCCTCGATGCACCGCTCGTTTTAGGAGGTTGATGCGCAAGTCTCCGAGCTCCAACTGTTCCTTTTGTTTTTCGGCAGCGGCGAATGTGCCACGTCTAAGCCGTGCTCGAACCCGTGCATGGAGTTCCCTCAGTTCAAAGGGTTTGCTGATGTAGTCATCAGCTCCATAGTCGAGGGCTTGCACCCGTGCGTCGAGATCATCGTGGGCCGTGAGCATCAGCACCGGTGTGGTGTTGCCACTGCTCCGCAGGCGCTGGCAGATCTCCAGGCCGTCGAAATCGGGCAGGTTCCAATCCAAAACCACAAGGTCAAAGCGTTGCTGCCGCAGAAGTGTTAGGGCTTTACTACCAGTTTTGCTGCACGTACACGTCA
The Synechococcus sp. CC9311 DNA segment above includes these coding regions:
- a CDS encoding response regulator transcription factor, giving the protein MSKHDHEGQQPKSQVLLVDDDPELLSFLYEEFTSDKVTCTCSKTGSKALTLLRQQRFDLVVLDWNLPDFDGLEICQRLRSSGNTTPVLMLTAHDDLDARVQALDYGADDYISKPFELRELHARVRARLRRGTFAAAEKQKEQLELGDLRINLLKRAVHRGEHKLSLTQREFDLLCYLIGHHGEVLHRKNILEGVWGAPFVGDPNTLDVYMGYLRRKVEKPDHPQLLHTIRGIGFMARLEKTSA